One part of the Candidatus Diapherotrites archaeon genome encodes these proteins:
- the rpmC gene encoding 50S ribosomal protein L29, translating into MNKRLNDLRAMGKDEAALKLKELRNALAKEQAVKSTNTRPENPGKARTIRVQIARILTIQKEKGMKTPSSGNEVKT; encoded by the coding sequence ATGAATAAGCGCCTCAATGACCTCCGCGCCATGGGGAAGGATGAGGCGGCTCTCAAATTGAAGGAGCTGCGCAACGCCCTCGCCAAGGAACAGGCGGTTAAGTCAACCAACACGCGCCCGGAGAACCCCGGGAAAGCCCGCACCATCCGGGTGCAGATTGCGCGAATACTAACCATCCAGAAGGAGAAGGGGATGAAAACCCCGTCTTCGGGGAACGAGGTGAAGACCTGA
- a CDS encoding 50S ribosomal protein L18, whose protein sequence is MTKTSTFQTSFRRRREGRTNYTKRLAFLKSGAVRAVIRKSTNHVRVQFVRSEKGMDHVITAAHTGELSTYAYTGHGGNIPAAYLVGYLAGKKFLGKEGKAAIIDIGVQRPIRGTRLFATVKGLRDAGINIPANPDAFPAESRLKGQHIEAFAGHEASKKHTVQFSTYAKKNGDWPAFSRMVERAKQQIEMGLKS, encoded by the coding sequence ATGACCAAGACGAGCACGTTCCAAACCTCCTTCCGACGGCGACGGGAAGGGCGCACCAATTATACCAAACGGCTCGCTTTCCTCAAAAGCGGAGCCGTGCGCGCGGTCATCCGGAAAAGCACCAACCACGTGCGCGTACAATTCGTCCGATCCGAAAAGGGAATGGATCATGTTATCACAGCCGCTCATACGGGGGAATTATCCACGTATGCCTACACGGGGCATGGGGGAAATATTCCCGCCGCTTACTTGGTGGGGTATCTCGCGGGAAAGAAATTTCTGGGGAAAGAAGGGAAGGCCGCCATCATTGACATTGGGGTGCAACGCCCCATCCGGGGCACCCGTTTATTTGCCACGGTGAAAGGCCTCCGCGACGCAGGGATAAATATTCCCGCTAACCCGGACGCTTTCCCCGCCGAATCCCGTCTGAAGGGGCAGCACATCGAAGCCTTCGCGGGACACGAGGCGTCTAAAAAGCATACGGTGCAGTTCTCCACATACGCCAAGAAGAATGGGGATTGGCCCGCATTCTCACGCATGGTGGAACGGGCCAAGCAGCAGATTGAAATGGGGTTGAAGTCATGA
- the rplF gene encoding 50S ribosomal protein L6 → MDNYMGEQIITTRLPAGTTAHYEGGTLTFTKGNTSTLKILREPSVEVKVEGEAIILTPLNTKRKTLAILRTYESHIKNLIHGLQTPYVYTLAIVHSHFPMNVKVKERTLEIANYLGEKNPRFARIVGDNTKVDVKGKLITITGNNVEAVSQTAANIENACRNTKKDQRVFQDGIYITSKGTPA, encoded by the coding sequence ATGGATAATTATATGGGAGAACAGATCATCACCACCCGGCTGCCCGCAGGCACCACCGCCCACTACGAGGGGGGAACGCTTACCTTTACCAAAGGAAATACCTCCACCCTCAAGATCCTGCGCGAGCCATCGGTTGAGGTGAAAGTGGAAGGAGAAGCCATTATCCTCACCCCCCTCAACACCAAACGGAAGACCCTGGCCATCCTCCGAACGTATGAATCGCATATCAAGAATCTCATCCACGGGTTGCAAACCCCCTATGTGTACACCCTGGCCATTGTCCACTCCCACTTCCCCATGAATGTGAAGGTGAAGGAACGGACGCTTGAAATAGCTAATTATCTGGGAGAGAAAAACCCCCGCTTCGCCCGGATCGTGGGGGATAATACTAAAGTGGATGTGAAGGGAAAATTAATCACCATCACTGGCAACAATGTGGAAGCGGTCTCCCAGACCGCCGCCAACATCGAGAATGCCTGCCGCAACACGAAAAAAGACCAACGCGTATTCCAGGATGGGATTTACATCACGAGCAAAGGGACCCCCGCATGA
- a CDS encoding uL15m family ribosomal protein, translating to MVVRRQKTRNRTQLGKRTHGHGNTKNNRGAGNRGGRGRAGSQKHKFSKYWQTFGQKVRLKGQPKGKALNVGQVAAALPGWKEKGWVKEEEGMLIVDGRRVGISKLLGGGEIGIPIYVQHIRVSEKARTKIEGADGEIEEGFESGTGETKVADPVAGEGDSP from the coding sequence ATGGTCGTACGCCGCCAAAAAACGAGAAACCGCACCCAGCTCGGGAAACGCACGCATGGACATGGGAACACCAAGAACAACCGGGGCGCGGGAAATAGGGGTGGAAGAGGACGAGCGGGAAGCCAAAAGCACAAGTTCTCCAAATACTGGCAGACATTCGGACAGAAAGTACGATTGAAAGGCCAACCCAAAGGGAAAGCTTTGAACGTGGGCCAGGTCGCCGCCGCCTTGCCCGGGTGGAAAGAGAAAGGATGGGTCAAAGAAGAAGAGGGGATGCTCATCGTGGATGGGCGGCGCGTGGGAATATCCAAATTACTCGGGGGAGGAGAAATAGGTATCCCCATTTACGTTCAACATATACGCGTATCCGAGAAAGCGCGCACCAAGATAGAAGGCGCGGACGGAGAGATAGAAGAAGGATTCGAATCCGGCACGGGCGAGACGAAAGTCGCAGACCCTGTGGCGGGGGAAGGAGATAGCCCATGA
- the rplX gene encoding 50S ribosomal protein L24, with product MASINPRKQRLIWYEADQRTHHRMMAAPLSKELRQKHKTRALPLRVGDTVKVARGDYKGKTGNVTQVDSKRNKVFLQGFTHKKTDGKEAFVGFKPSNLLVTGMDGKDKRRLSHAKRGKAPATETKGKGISSINKKEKPSVPNKDESRTMIPNPLITEGKRE from the coding sequence ATGGCATCGATCAACCCCCGCAAACAACGCCTAATCTGGTATGAGGCCGACCAACGCACGCACCACCGTATGATGGCCGCCCCCCTCTCCAAGGAACTGAGGCAGAAGCATAAGACGCGCGCCCTCCCCCTTCGAGTGGGCGACACGGTGAAGGTGGCGCGCGGGGACTACAAAGGAAAAACAGGGAATGTGACGCAGGTTGACTCCAAAAGGAACAAGGTGTTTTTGCAGGGATTCACTCACAAGAAGACCGATGGGAAAGAGGCCTTCGTTGGATTCAAACCTAGTAATCTCCTTGTTACCGGGATGGATGGGAAGGATAAACGTCGCCTCTCCCATGCCAAGCGAGGAAAAGCCCCAGCGACGGAAACCAAAGGGAAAGGAATTTCTTCCATAAACAAGAAGGAAAAACCCTCCGTTCCAAATAAGGATGAGAGCAGGACGATGATACCGAATCCCCTGATCACGGAAGGAAAAAGGGAGTGA
- a CDS encoding 50S ribosomal protein L5 — translation MKTDNPMRGIRIEKVTVNMGVGETGEPLKKAGEILHKITGMKVVQTKSKVKIPAWGIREGLPIGVKTTLRKKTAEAFLKNALVAKENTLTKRNFDKNGNLGFGIREYIDLPGIKYDPKMGIRGFDVLVTLERKGYRIKRRALRPGKVGKHHRITKEDAMTFMNETFGAKVV, via the coding sequence ATGAAAACAGATAATCCCATGCGGGGGATACGCATCGAAAAGGTCACCGTCAACATGGGGGTGGGGGAAACAGGGGAACCCCTCAAGAAAGCAGGAGAAATTCTGCACAAGATAACGGGTATGAAAGTGGTGCAGACCAAATCCAAAGTGAAGATTCCCGCGTGGGGAATAAGGGAAGGCCTTCCCATCGGGGTGAAAACCACGCTTCGCAAGAAAACAGCGGAAGCATTCCTCAAAAACGCCCTCGTCGCCAAAGAGAACACACTCACCAAACGCAATTTCGACAAAAATGGGAACCTTGGGTTTGGGATCAGGGAATATATCGATCTCCCCGGAATCAAATATGATCCCAAGATGGGAATCCGGGGTTTCGATGTCCTGGTGACCCTGGAACGGAAAGGATACCGCATCAAACGCCGCGCCCTTCGACCCGGGAAAGTGGGAAAACATCACCGCATCACCAAAGAGGATGCCATGACGTTCATGAATGAAACATTCGGGGCAAAGGTGGTTTGA
- a CDS encoding 50S ribosomal protein L30 gives MLALIRIRGLKDVRHDIRKTLDLLQLDRKNHLVLVPDNPVTKGMIHKVKDYIGYGKIAPETIAQLLAKRGRRPGDLRVTDDWLKQHHLASFEEAGKAIAEEKITLIALGIKPVFRLNAPRGGFARKGIKKSTRVGGSLGPYTNGIDSLVQSMM, from the coding sequence ATGCTCGCCCTCATCCGCATTCGGGGTTTGAAGGACGTGCGTCACGACATACGAAAGACATTGGACTTGCTCCAGCTCGACCGGAAAAACCATTTAGTGCTGGTGCCCGATAACCCGGTGACGAAAGGAATGATCCACAAGGTGAAGGATTACATCGGGTATGGGAAAATAGCCCCGGAGACCATCGCCCAATTGCTTGCCAAACGGGGTCGAAGGCCAGGTGACTTACGGGTAACGGACGACTGGCTGAAACAGCATCACCTTGCCTCCTTCGAGGAAGCGGGGAAAGCCATTGCGGAAGAAAAAATCACGCTCATAGCCTTAGGAATCAAACCCGTTTTCAGGCTGAATGCCCCTCGAGGGGGATTTGCCAGGAAAGGCATTAAAAAATCCACCCGGGTGGGAGGGTCGCTGGGACCCTATACGAATGGAATTGATTCTCTGGTCCAGTCGATGATGTGA
- a CDS encoding 30S ribosomal protein S14 — MKQEKKKRPRPFCKNCKNNKGLIRKYGVDLCRRCFKEFAPMMGFKKYE; from the coding sequence ATGAAGCAAGAGAAAAAAAAGCGGCCGCGACCCTTCTGCAAAAACTGCAAAAACAACAAGGGCCTGATCCGCAAATATGGGGTTGACTTATGCCGACGATGCTTCAAAGAGTTCGCCCCCATGATGGGATTCAAGAAGTACGAGTGA
- a CDS encoding ribonuclease P protein subunit codes for MIKGKKYIITPERLPVHELIGINVHVVTSRDPNKGKIEGKIVDETQRTFTVETEKGIKMVPKNESIFAFNLGDEQVILEGKNLLYSPVGRLKALWGNR; via the coding sequence ATGATTAAAGGGAAAAAATACATCATCACCCCGGAACGCCTTCCGGTCCACGAACTCATTGGAATAAACGTTCATGTGGTCACCAGCCGCGACCCGAATAAAGGGAAGATAGAAGGGAAAATCGTGGACGAAACCCAACGCACGTTCACTGTGGAAACGGAGAAAGGGATCAAAATGGTTCCCAAGAATGAAAGCATATTTGCCTTCAACCTGGGAGATGAACAGGTGATACTGGAAGGGAAAAACCTATTGTATTCCCCGGTGGGACGATTGAAAGCACTATGGGGGAACCGCTGA
- the rpsE gene encoding 30S ribosomal protein S5: MRNDRRKPIGKGPRRGGGDSRRGISPRRGETPVDGDTPTPAMTRGEEMRQQALLDWNPKTEAGRLVKQGDISTMEELWARNLPIKEEPIVDLLIPDLMDKLIDTRKTAYVRSSGRKFNFSAFVLVGDGKKYIGLGMGSDKERFPAIRKATRNAKMNLMPVRTGSGSWEDFSKTTRSVPFKVTGRSGSVRVTLHPAPRGTGLVVGQQIQDVFRFAGITDVWGQTRGSSDTKLNFVRAAYNALERLNRVRISPDIERKFAATGGNT; encoded by the coding sequence ATGAGAAACGATCGACGAAAACCTATTGGAAAAGGACCCCGACGCGGGGGAGGAGATTCCCGACGTGGAATCAGTCCCCGGCGAGGGGAAACCCCCGTGGATGGGGACACCCCGACCCCCGCGATGACCCGGGGAGAGGAGATGCGGCAACAGGCATTGCTGGACTGGAACCCCAAGACGGAAGCTGGGCGCCTAGTGAAACAGGGGGATATTTCGACGATGGAAGAGCTGTGGGCCCGCAACCTCCCCATTAAGGAAGAACCCATCGTGGACCTCCTCATCCCTGATCTCATGGACAAGCTCATTGACACCCGAAAAACAGCCTATGTCCGTTCTTCTGGAAGGAAGTTCAACTTTTCTGCTTTCGTCCTGGTGGGGGATGGGAAGAAATATATCGGATTGGGCATGGGCTCGGACAAGGAAAGGTTCCCAGCCATTCGGAAAGCCACGCGGAATGCCAAGATGAACCTCATGCCCGTGCGCACCGGCTCAGGGAGCTGGGAGGATTTCTCTAAGACTACGCGGAGTGTTCCATTCAAGGTGACCGGACGTTCGGGAAGTGTGCGCGTCACCCTGCACCCCGCCCCCCGGGGCACCGGTTTAGTGGTGGGGCAGCAGATCCAGGATGTTTTCAGGTTCGCCGGAATAACGGATGTTTGGGGACAAACTAGAGGGTCGAGCGACACCAAACTCAACTTCGTGCGGGCTGCCTATAATGCCCTTGAACGATTGAATCGCGTGCGCATCTCCCCGGACATAGAACGAAAATTCGCTGCCACGGGAGGGAATACCTGA
- a CDS encoding 30S ribosomal protein S8: MTQMDTLADALTHIRNSENASKKTILLKPASRLLGEILRVLQAKGYVGHFEPVEEGNKRLYRIELIGRINQVAAIKPRYAVKRNDFERFEKRYLPAKDMGTIIVSTSQGVLAHDETKAKAIGGRLLAYVY, translated from the coding sequence ATGACACAAATGGACACCCTGGCCGACGCGCTGACGCACATCCGAAACAGCGAAAACGCCTCCAAAAAAACAATCCTCCTCAAACCAGCGTCCCGCCTCCTGGGAGAAATATTACGCGTCCTCCAGGCGAAAGGGTACGTGGGTCATTTCGAACCAGTCGAGGAAGGAAACAAACGCCTCTACCGAATTGAACTCATCGGACGCATCAATCAAGTGGCCGCGATCAAGCCCCGGTATGCGGTGAAACGGAATGACTTCGAACGGTTTGAGAAAAGATACCTGCCCGCCAAGGACATGGGCACGATCATCGTGTCCACCTCCCAAGGGGTGTTGGCGCACGATGAGACTAAAGCTAAGGCTATCGGGGGGAGGCTCCTGGCCTACGTCTACTAA
- the secY gene encoding preprotein translocase subunit SecY, with product MSGFFERLDPILKLLPEVRRPETTPTLKTRLIYSALALILFFAMGQVALIGLTGESEVQSEALQTILASDIGSLITVGIGPIVLASIILQLLVGGGFLKIDLSIPENKARFTAAQKLLAIILSFFEGAAFLGFGVQGVGFLTAAPGMFLFVVLQIAVGSIILMYLDELVSKWGIGSGIGLFIAGGVSQGFFWQVFRPADAFGSAGRIFTIGQALLEGNAYQAFVGFLPIIFVLLIFLVIVFAEGMHVNIPIAMGQTGAGGRFPVKLLYVSNMPVILAAALFANIQLWAAITQSIPVANTITSGLAWATSYPQVGGGFSLLEGLLTLGITSSTGMEVLQALVYILLLVGACVVFGRFWIELGGQGSKAVSEQLDRSGMSIPGFRRDPRIMQKVLDRYIPHVTILGSIFVGLLAGLSDITTASLVSGTGVLLTVGIVYRLYEELAKAQLMDLHPALKGFFGEK from the coding sequence ATGAGCGGCTTCTTCGAACGATTAGACCCAATCCTCAAGCTCCTTCCCGAAGTGCGACGGCCCGAAACCACTCCCACGCTCAAGACACGCCTGATTTACAGCGCCCTCGCCCTCATCCTATTCTTCGCCATGGGGCAAGTAGCCCTCATTGGGCTGACGGGAGAATCCGAGGTCCAATCGGAAGCCCTGCAGACCATCCTGGCCTCGGATATTGGATCCCTGATCACGGTGGGGATTGGGCCGATTGTCCTGGCTTCCATCATTCTCCAACTATTGGTGGGCGGCGGATTTTTGAAGATTGACCTATCCATTCCAGAGAACAAAGCCCGGTTCACGGCGGCTCAGAAACTGTTGGCTATTATCCTATCCTTCTTCGAGGGAGCGGCCTTCTTGGGATTCGGAGTGCAGGGAGTGGGGTTTCTCACGGCAGCCCCAGGGATGTTCCTTTTCGTTGTTCTACAGATCGCGGTGGGGAGCATTATCCTCATGTACTTGGATGAGTTAGTCAGTAAGTGGGGGATTGGGAGCGGAATAGGATTGTTCATCGCCGGAGGGGTGTCGCAAGGATTCTTCTGGCAAGTATTCCGGCCCGCGGACGCCTTCGGGAGCGCAGGACGTATCTTCACCATCGGCCAGGCTTTGCTGGAAGGAAACGCCTACCAGGCCTTCGTGGGTTTTCTACCCATCATATTCGTGCTACTCATATTCCTCGTCATCGTATTCGCAGAAGGGATGCATGTGAACATTCCCATCGCCATGGGGCAAACCGGGGCGGGAGGAAGATTTCCGGTTAAACTCCTCTATGTGAGCAACATGCCGGTTATCCTGGCGGCTGCCCTGTTCGCCAACATCCAATTATGGGCGGCCATCACCCAAAGCATCCCGGTGGCGAACACCATTACCTCCGGCCTCGCATGGGCCACCAGCTACCCCCAAGTGGGGGGAGGATTTTCTCTCCTGGAGGGGCTGTTGACACTCGGAATTACTTCTTCTACGGGAATGGAGGTGCTGCAGGCGTTAGTCTATATTCTCCTCCTCGTGGGAGCGTGTGTTGTTTTTGGACGATTCTGGATCGAATTAGGGGGACAGGGAAGCAAAGCGGTCTCCGAACAACTGGATAGGAGTGGGATGAGCATCCCGGGTTTCAGACGGGATCCAAGAATCATGCAGAAGGTGTTGGACCGATACATCCCCCACGTCACCATATTGGGGTCCATTTTCGTAGGACTCCTCGCGGGCCTCTCGGATATCACCACGGCCTCCCTGGTTTCCGGAACAGGGGTTTTGCTGACCGTGGGGATCGTGTATCGGTTATACGAGGAACTGGCGAAGGCGCAGCTCATGGACCTGCACCCCGCCCTCAAAGGATTCTTCGGGGAAAAATAG
- the rpsQ gene encoding 30S ribosomal protein S17 — MPKKKSPLRTGKAANLRVRGSEFVGRVIAAKTPQTVTILRESVAYSRKFERYKKVKSKIHAHNPEWINAKENDIVRIGETRKISKTKNFLVTEIIGHTRGEIIHEDMTEGMHVRAKQMEKEKPEEKE; from the coding sequence ATGCCTAAGAAAAAGAGTCCCCTGCGAACCGGCAAGGCCGCCAATCTGCGTGTCCGCGGAAGCGAATTCGTAGGGCGCGTGATCGCGGCTAAGACCCCCCAAACCGTTACCATATTGAGGGAATCCGTGGCCTACAGCCGGAAGTTTGAACGGTACAAGAAGGTCAAATCCAAGATCCACGCCCACAATCCAGAATGGATCAACGCCAAGGAGAATGATATCGTTCGCATAGGTGAAACGCGGAAGATCAGCAAGACCAAGAATTTCCTGGTCACCGAGATTATAGGTCACACGCGCGGGGAAATCATCCATGAGGATATGACGGAAGGGATGCACGTGCGCGCTAAGCAAATGGAAAAGGAAAAGCCGGAGGAAAAAGAATGA
- a CDS encoding eL32 family ribosomal protein: MTDETNIPANSPVAPEKNARPNQPAGQTQTDQKTSKPVSIKSKSIGENMSQSETKTAIPEGTKTATDPAKPTLNDKKELKKGAKKDEKLGVEKTVKKKGKKDAWVKKEKVRTEDTIKAIQGDLIGKWKPVFWGRFGKKNLRTRNNPKFDKWRKPRGIDILRRKDDGAYPQTGYRMPKTIRGKHPSGYDEVRVATKKELDSLGKTQAARIAATVGRKKRIQLITYANEKKIKVLN; encoded by the coding sequence ATGACCGACGAAACCAATATTCCAGCCAACTCGCCTGTCGCGCCGGAAAAAAATGCTCGCCCCAATCAGCCAGCCGGCCAAACCCAAACGGATCAAAAGACATCGAAGCCTGTTTCCATCAAAAGTAAATCTATCGGTGAGAATATGTCCCAATCAGAAACAAAAACAGCAATTCCTGAAGGAACAAAAACGGCTACCGACCCCGCTAAACCCACTCTTAATGATAAAAAAGAATTGAAGAAAGGGGCAAAAAAGGACGAGAAATTAGGGGTGGAAAAAACCGTCAAGAAAAAAGGGAAAAAGGACGCATGGGTGAAAAAAGAGAAGGTGCGCACAGAAGATACGATAAAGGCCATCCAGGGAGATCTCATTGGAAAATGGAAACCCGTTTTCTGGGGACGGTTTGGAAAAAAGAACCTGCGCACGCGAAACAATCCTAAATTTGACAAGTGGCGCAAGCCCCGGGGCATTGATATCCTGCGCCGCAAAGATGATGGAGCCTACCCCCAAACCGGGTATCGGATGCCCAAAACCATTCGGGGAAAACACCCTTCCGGGTACGACGAGGTGCGGGTCGCCACGAAGAAAGAGTTGGATAGCCTGGGAAAGACTCAAGCGGCCCGCATCGCCGCTACGGTGGGCCGGAAAAAGCGCATCCAGCTCATCACCTATGCGAACGAAAAGAAGATCAAGGTATTGAACTGA
- a CDS encoding 50S ribosomal protein L14: MKALSASITKGLTKKSRCICTDNSGAKEVEIISVFRHTARKRMQPSAGLGDLVNVVVKTGKPQIRSKVERAVIVRTKKECRRPDGTRIKFEDNAVVLVDDKGLPKASEIKGVVAKEVGERYPKIAGISAGIV, translated from the coding sequence ATGAAAGCCCTGAGCGCCTCCATCACCAAAGGATTAACCAAGAAATCCCGATGCATCTGCACCGACAACTCGGGAGCGAAAGAGGTGGAGATCATATCGGTGTTCCGCCACACTGCCCGTAAACGTATGCAGCCATCGGCAGGATTAGGGGATTTAGTTAATGTAGTGGTGAAAACGGGTAAACCCCAGATTCGCAGCAAGGTTGAACGCGCGGTGATCGTGCGGACAAAAAAAGAATGCCGCCGCCCGGATGGCACGCGGATCAAGTTTGAAGATAATGCCGTTGTTCTCGTAGACGACAAAGGGTTGCCCAAAGCCTCCGAGATCAAGGGGGTTGTGGCCAAGGAAGTGGGGGAACGCTACCCCAAAATAGCTGGAATCTCAGCAGGAATCGTGTAG
- a CDS encoding 50S ribosomal protein L19e produces the protein MNPRKLKRMAADILDVGESKIWINPTEIKPATEAMTRDDVRKLVAQRIVRKRKDHYHSRGGARILHAKKRKGRKSGMGKRTGTKKARTQPKKQWIARVRSLRKKLREMRTSGELKGNYAKLYRQVKGNVFRGKRHLETIAKEEKA, from the coding sequence ATGAATCCACGCAAACTCAAACGCATGGCCGCCGACATCCTGGATGTGGGAGAAAGCAAGATCTGGATCAACCCCACGGAAATAAAGCCCGCCACGGAAGCCATGACCCGGGATGACGTGCGCAAACTGGTCGCCCAGCGCATCGTGCGCAAGCGGAAAGACCATTATCATTCCCGCGGAGGTGCACGCATCCTGCACGCCAAGAAAAGGAAAGGACGCAAATCAGGCATGGGGAAACGCACCGGCACCAAGAAAGCGCGGACACAACCCAAGAAGCAATGGATCGCCCGCGTCCGATCCCTCCGCAAAAAACTGCGCGAGATGCGAACCAGTGGCGAGCTGAAAGGAAATTACGCTAAACTCTACCGCCAGGTCAAAGGGAACGTGTTCCGAGGAAAACGCCACCTCGAGACTATTGCCAAGGAGGAAAAGGCATGA
- a CDS encoding S4 domain-containing protein — MAKKGNPTKQKRLAVAPIRHLQRKRHVWAIRQNSGGYTRETSVPLGFVVRDLLKIARTLREARQIISAGNIHVDTIPRKEYRYPVGLFDIISIPTVKKQYTLLLDGKGRLMTRETPADRAGQKPVKIVRKTRVKGNKILVQTQDGYVYSPNNDVLMKVDDSVIVQMKDGHVMGEHLPLQKGSRVFIIGGTHVGEVAKVEEIVPGTMKRKKLVNLAEGKEKFQTTIRNIMVIDETTAGWIQETNPLIPISSEEEAP; from the coding sequence ATGGCTAAGAAAGGAAACCCCACCAAACAGAAGCGCCTCGCCGTCGCCCCCATCCGTCATCTCCAGAGGAAGAGACACGTGTGGGCCATCCGACAGAATTCGGGAGGATATACCCGGGAAACCAGCGTGCCCCTGGGATTCGTGGTGCGCGATCTGCTGAAAATAGCCCGCACGCTCCGGGAGGCCCGCCAAATTATATCCGCGGGAAACATCCACGTGGACACTATCCCCCGGAAGGAATATCGGTATCCCGTGGGGTTGTTTGACATCATTTCCATCCCCACCGTGAAGAAGCAATACACCCTCCTCCTGGACGGGAAAGGGAGGTTAATGACCCGTGAAACCCCGGCTGATCGAGCGGGCCAGAAGCCAGTGAAAATCGTTAGAAAAACTAGGGTGAAAGGGAACAAAATCCTTGTCCAGACGCAGGATGGGTATGTCTATTCGCCGAATAATGACGTTCTCATGAAAGTGGACGATTCGGTTATTGTCCAGATGAAAGACGGACACGTGATGGGGGAACATCTCCCCCTACAGAAAGGGAGTCGCGTGTTTATCATTGGGGGGACCCACGTCGGGGAAGTGGCGAAAGTGGAGGAAATAGTGCCCGGCACGATGAAACGGAAGAAATTAGTGAATCTGGCCGAGGGAAAAGAGAAATTCCAGACGACGATACGCAATATCATGGTCATCGATGAGACGACGGCGGGATGGATACAGGAAACGAACCCCCTCATCCCTATTTCCTCTGAGGAGGAAGCGCCATGA
- the yciH gene encoding stress response translation initiation inhibitor YciH: MESICATCGLPKNICVCGQIAKESQKITIRLEQRRFRKYITIVEGLEPEVAKEMVKVLKSKLACGGTLDKTRIELQGNHRKEVKKVLLAEGFKESSIYD, encoded by the coding sequence ATGGAAAGCATATGTGCCACGTGCGGATTGCCCAAAAACATCTGTGTCTGCGGACAAATCGCCAAGGAAAGCCAAAAAATAACCATCCGTCTGGAACAACGCCGGTTCCGGAAATACATTACTATTGTGGAAGGTTTGGAACCCGAGGTCGCCAAGGAAATGGTGAAAGTGCTCAAAAGCAAACTCGCGTGCGGGGGAACATTGGACAAGACCCGCATCGAATTGCAGGGGAACCATAGGAAAGAAGTGAAAAAGGTATTGCTAGCAGAAGGATTCAAGGAGAGTTCAATATATGATTAA